A genome region from Cervus canadensis isolate Bull #8, Minnesota chromosome 10, ASM1932006v1, whole genome shotgun sequence includes the following:
- the BPIFB6 gene encoding BPI fold-containing family B member 6 isoform X2 has protein sequence MLWILCLALCSLLTPARADPGVLVRLGMDVLSREVQNAMNESHILEKMAAEAGQKRPGMKPIKGITDLKVKDVLLPVITMNFMPGVGVFQCVSTGMTITGKSFMGGNMEIIVVLNITATNRLLQDEETGLPMFKSEGCEVILVSVKTNLPSNMLPKVVNKFLDSTLHKVLPDLMCPAIDAVLVYVNKKWASLNAPMPVGQVGTVQYVLTSVPTTTASYIQVDFSPVVQKQKGNTIQLEDAGGAAFPEDYAEGSSQLLLSAAFLTAELALLQKSFDVKVKDTMVAEAYPKSKPLVTKIRINKSPKVTMKTGKSLLHLHGTLEMFAARRRGKPPVSLFVLETRFNLKIQYSVHEDRLQMTTSLDRLLSMSRRSSSIGPFKEKKLTGFITDFLQEAYIPVINDVLQVGFPLPDLLDMNYNLAGLDITENALVLDLKLD, from the exons ATGCTGTGGATCCTGTGTCTGGCGCTCTGCAGCCTGCTGACTCCCGCGCGAGCAGACCCTGGGGTGCTGGTGCGGCTGGGCATGGACGTCCTGAGTCGCG AGGTCCAGAATGCCATGAATGAGAGTCATATCCTGGAGAAGATGGCAGCTGAGGCGGGCCAAAAACGCCCAGGGATGAAGCCTATCAAGGGCATCACTGA TCTGAAAGTGAAGGATGTGCTGCTGCCCGTCATCACAATGAACTTCATGCCTGGGGTGGGCGTCTTCCAGTGTGTGTCCACGGGCATGACCATCACTGGCAAGAG CTTCATGGGTGGGAACATGGAGATCATCGTGGTCCTGAACATCACAGCCACCAACCGGCTTCTGCAGGACGAGGAGACAGGCCTCCCCATGTTCAAGAGTGAGGGCTGTGAGGTCATCCTGGTCAGCGTGAAGACAAACCTGCCTAGCAA CATGCTGCCCAAGGTGGTCAACAAGTTCCTGGACAGCACCCTACACAAAGTTCTTCCTGATCTG ATGTGTCCTGCCATTGATGCAGTCCTGGTGTATGTGAACAAGAAGTGGGCCAGCCTGAACG CTCCCATGCCTGTGGGCCAGGTGGGCACCGTCCAATATGTCCTGACATCCGTACCGACTACTACAGCCAGCTACATTCAAGTGGACTTCAGT CCTGTGGTGCAGAAGCAAAAGGGCAACACCATCCAGCTTGAGGATGCCGGAGGGGCTGCGTTCCCTGAGGACTATGCTGAAGGCTCCTCGCAGCTGCTGCTCTCGGCCGCCTTCCTCACAGCAGAGCTTGCTCTTCTGCAGAAGTCCTTTGATGTGAAAGTCAAGGATACGATG GTGGCTGAAGCCTATCCCAAGTCGAAACCTCTTGTGACCAAGATCAGGATAAACAAGTCCCCCAAGGTCACCATGAAGACAGGCAAGAGCCTGCTGCACCTCCACGGCACCCTGGAGATGTTCGCTGCTCGGCGGCGGGGCAAGCCGCCTGTATCCCTCTTTGTCCTGGAAACT CGCTTCAACCTGAAAATCCAGTACTCAGTTCATGAGGACCGGCTGCAGATGACCACCTCTCTGGACAG ATTACTGAGCATGTCCCGGAGGTCCTCATCGATTGGCCCCTTCAAG GAGAAGAAATTGACTGGCTTCATCACTGATTTTCTCCAAGAGGCCTACATCCCAGTCATCAATG ATGTACTCCAAGTTGGGTTCCCACTTCCTGACCTTCTGGACATGAACTACAACCTGGCAGGGCTGGACATAACTGAG AATGCCCTGGTGCTGGACTTGAAGCTGGACTGA
- the BPIFB6 gene encoding BPI fold-containing family B member 6 isoform X1 — MLWILCLALCSLLTPARADPGVLVRLGMDVLSREVQNAMNESHILEKMAAEAGQKRPGMKPIKGITDLKVKDVLLPVITMNFMPGVGVFQCVSTGMTITGKSFMGGNMEIIVVLNITATNRLLQDEETGLPMFKSEGCEVILVSVKTNLPSNMLPKVVNKFLDSTLHKVLPDLMCPAIDAVLVYVNKKWASLNAPMPVGQVGTVQYVLTSVPTTTASYIQVDFSPVVQKQKGNTIQLEDAGGAAFPEDYAEGSSQLLLSAAFLTAELALLQKSFDVKVKDTMIGELPPQTTVTLAGFIPKVAEAYPKSKPLVTKIRINKSPKVTMKTGKSLLHLHGTLEMFAARRRGKPPVSLFVLETRFNLKIQYSVHEDRLQMTTSLDRLLSMSRRSSSIGPFKEKKLTGFITDFLQEAYIPVINDVLQVGFPLPDLLDMNYNLAGLDITENALVLDLKLD, encoded by the exons ATGCTGTGGATCCTGTGTCTGGCGCTCTGCAGCCTGCTGACTCCCGCGCGAGCAGACCCTGGGGTGCTGGTGCGGCTGGGCATGGACGTCCTGAGTCGCG AGGTCCAGAATGCCATGAATGAGAGTCATATCCTGGAGAAGATGGCAGCTGAGGCGGGCCAAAAACGCCCAGGGATGAAGCCTATCAAGGGCATCACTGA TCTGAAAGTGAAGGATGTGCTGCTGCCCGTCATCACAATGAACTTCATGCCTGGGGTGGGCGTCTTCCAGTGTGTGTCCACGGGCATGACCATCACTGGCAAGAG CTTCATGGGTGGGAACATGGAGATCATCGTGGTCCTGAACATCACAGCCACCAACCGGCTTCTGCAGGACGAGGAGACAGGCCTCCCCATGTTCAAGAGTGAGGGCTGTGAGGTCATCCTGGTCAGCGTGAAGACAAACCTGCCTAGCAA CATGCTGCCCAAGGTGGTCAACAAGTTCCTGGACAGCACCCTACACAAAGTTCTTCCTGATCTG ATGTGTCCTGCCATTGATGCAGTCCTGGTGTATGTGAACAAGAAGTGGGCCAGCCTGAACG CTCCCATGCCTGTGGGCCAGGTGGGCACCGTCCAATATGTCCTGACATCCGTACCGACTACTACAGCCAGCTACATTCAAGTGGACTTCAGT CCTGTGGTGCAGAAGCAAAAGGGCAACACCATCCAGCTTGAGGATGCCGGAGGGGCTGCGTTCCCTGAGGACTATGCTGAAGGCTCCTCGCAGCTGCTGCTCTCGGCCGCCTTCCTCACAGCAGAGCTTGCTCTTCTGCAGAAGTCCTTTGATGTGAAAGTCAAGGATACGATG ATTGGTGAGCTGCCCCCCCAAACCACTGTAACACTGGCTGGCTTCATTCCTAAA GTGGCTGAAGCCTATCCCAAGTCGAAACCTCTTGTGACCAAGATCAGGATAAACAAGTCCCCCAAGGTCACCATGAAGACAGGCAAGAGCCTGCTGCACCTCCACGGCACCCTGGAGATGTTCGCTGCTCGGCGGCGGGGCAAGCCGCCTGTATCCCTCTTTGTCCTGGAAACT CGCTTCAACCTGAAAATCCAGTACTCAGTTCATGAGGACCGGCTGCAGATGACCACCTCTCTGGACAG ATTACTGAGCATGTCCCGGAGGTCCTCATCGATTGGCCCCTTCAAG GAGAAGAAATTGACTGGCTTCATCACTGATTTTCTCCAAGAGGCCTACATCCCAGTCATCAATG ATGTACTCCAAGTTGGGTTCCCACTTCCTGACCTTCTGGACATGAACTACAACCTGGCAGGGCTGGACATAACTGAG AATGCCCTGGTGCTGGACTTGAAGCTGGACTGA